CAACATAAGATATTGTACCCTCCCTGATGTGTGCTAGCATCATATCCAGGTACTTTGGGTACAGATGATGGTAATCGAATACTATGAATCCTTCAATATGGATTCTCTTAGAGATAAGATTGAACAAATTGTGAACACCCTCTTGTTGTTCCAGATTGTACTGTGAGATCATTCCGCAAACTGGGATTCTGCCGTGGGGTCTCATGTTCGATAGAACAGCCTCAAGCATCTTCCCTCCAACATTCTCAAAATATATGTCTATGCCCTCCGGAAAATACCTAATCAAAGGAAGGTATCAGATTTACTGCCATTGTAATTTAGACATTCCTGTTTTGcataaaataaagaataatcCGGTCTAAGGCACGTTAGCAAAGCATACATGTATTCCGTACTCACCTCCTCAAGGCGGCATCCAAGTCTTCCTCTTCCTTGTAATTGAATGCTTCATCATacccaaatttgttttttaacAAATCAACCTGGCATGGAGAAGTTGTAAGAAATAGCGAGAACCAAGTGATAGTTCATAATTTCAAGTTCTAATTACATCAAGTGCAATTTGTTTTGTCGATAAGAATTCTAGATGCTTAGATTAAAAGGCATGAGAGGATGTCATGTACTGGTAAAACAGCAGAGCAGTAAGAAAATCACCTTTTCTTTGCTACCAGCACTTCCAACAACGTAGCAACCACTCAATTTTGCAAGTTGTCCAACCAGTTGCCCAACACCACCAAACGCAGCAGAGACAAAGACACGATCTCCTTTCTTAGCAGCTCCTATCTCGTACAAACCAACATAGGCTGTCATGCCAAGCATACCTACATATGACAGAAGCGAAAAATATCAAACGACTTGATATtcaattattatttaaacaagacACTGGATTTGTTGATAAGAGATCAGAAAGCTGCAGTTAAAGCTATTCAGAAGATCACTTTATATTGGATTCATGAATTCATTGGCTGGTTTATCTTATTTAGGCACTTCCACTGAAAGAACACAGTATTTGACTAGCATCCAGTAATCCAGCAGAGGTATTAGGAATTCAACAGAAGTAATTAGTCTTCTAAATTCTATTTTTTGTAAGCAGGACACAGCTCCAACACCTAAAACGAATCAGTAGACCTTTTTTCTATCCATCCACTTTCCTCTTATGACTAGTACACTATTTCAACTAGAAACACAGTTTTATAGAGTTCctgaaaaaaagtaaaaaaaagacAACACACAGCAGCTTACCGAGAATCCCAATATAATAGGAAAGAGGCACATCTGTATGCTCAATTTTAAAGCAAAGTTCTGGAGATGTAATAAGGCTATATTCTTCCCATCCAGTAACTCCCCAAACAAGGTCACCTGCCTTGAAGTTTGGATGCCGGGAATCCAGAACTTTGGCTATTCCATACCCTGTCATGGGCTGCAATTATTCAACATCTTAGTTCAGATTTCAACATTCATGTCAAACCAACAGATCTCTATCACTGCTTCCTCTAACTAGTAACTACAAAGTCAAAAGTAAGAATTTTTTCTCAGCACTTGTGTAGTTGTGTAGGACTGCCAGTACATTCACAAGTTGCATGCCCTATTTTGGTTCAAGGAATCATTGGTAGGATATAGCTCATCATATAAAACTGCTTGAAATTCCCAtttaaacaacaacaacaacaacaacaacaaagccttgaAATCCCGTTtcaaaaagagaagaaaagggaTATCAACATGTTCATGAGCTGCTGAGTTGACATATTTAATCGTCTTTTTATACATACACAGGTACAAAGGCAGTCAGAAGTTTAAGTACAGTACTAATGATCTCATGTAATCCAACAAAGAAACTGGACAACGCCAATGATCATATAAAATTGTGAATGAATTGATGATAGAAGAATGATCATACGGAGTAACAATCACGTTAAAAGGCACTAAATTAATCAGTGTTGGTGTTGCCATAAATCAGAGACAGGCTCTCACATGATCATGATGTTTAATCTAGGGATGCATAATTTCATAACCAATTGTCTCACATTATTCAACAATTTTTCCCTAGGATTCTTTTAACATTAcccatttttttaaaagataagATAAGAGGTAACACAATTTATTTCATAACCATTAGTAGTCATCTTAGCACGTTCAGAATCCTATATTAACACAGGCACAATGAAAATTACTCCCTTCTACAAAACCAAGTCGATTTCGGAAATCATTTCTCATATGCTCCGTTTACATTTTTTGCAGAAACGCCCAAAAGTAATCTCATTTATAGATTAACTTGTTTGTTCAATTAGAGTTTAAAACAGAATTACCCTAAACCACAGAACATAAATCGGCAAAAACTCTAAATACAAGAAAAAATGACTTGATAAACCCAAAACAAATAACAATACTACTAACTAATCAATTAACTAACCAACTTAAATTAAGTAAATTGAAAAGGGTAATAAAGTGATTAAGTAAAGCAAATTATACCGATCCAGGCAGAAAAGATTCAACATAATTTGGGCGATCATGCTTGGTCATACGACTCCTCATATACGGATCACACGATAAGTAGAGATTCTTAAGAAGAATCCCATTGGAATCTTCTGGAGCTTTCAGGATAATTTTGGAAGTTATGAGTTCCATGTCTGATTCTTTTGGAAACCCAACAATGTAGTCTTTGAAGATGACTTGTTTGTTGCTGACTTCTTCACCCGCCATTGTTGTTCTGCTTTGCTATTTCGTTTGAATGTGTAATGGGGATTATGTCTGGGTTGGGGTTTTAAAAGGATAGAGAAAATAAGTGTGAACGGATCGGTATTGCTAACATTTGGTGTTCCTCGTGTTTTACTTTGGTTCTTCCCCATGCTATCTTTTTCCTCCCCTCTTCAATTCTCGATGCTTTGACCACCACTGCACGGTCTGCACCTATCATTCTTCTCTCTCGCCATCAGGCAGTTTCACCACTGGTTTTAGGTATACTCGACCGGGAGCACCTCACAGCACCGTGCTCTCGGttatacgaagtactccgtacATATCAATAAGAACAAACAAAAATTGACAAAGACGGTCCCTTCTCTATATCCCTTAAAAATCCTAACggacaatttcaatttcaatttcaatatcactATCAGTttctattttttgattttttggttttataaatcatatgatttggattgaattattaactaaaaAGTAGTCATAATTAAGGATGATTTTACAATGGCTACATAAATTTTGTAGTCACTGTAAACTTTTAATCTTGACCATTTATTTAGATGTGTCAAATCTACACCATTCATTTATTATTGACTTGACTTGTAAAAactaatttcttttcttttcctcttttctcTCCATCTACGAGATGAACCTCCATCTATG
This genomic stretch from Spinacia oleracea cultivar Varoflay chromosome 3, BTI_SOV_V1, whole genome shotgun sequence harbors:
- the LOC110788922 gene encoding 2-alkenal reductase (NADP(+)-dependent); protein product: MAGEEVSNKQVIFKDYIVGFPKESDMELITSKIILKAPEDSNGILLKNLYLSCDPYMRSRMTKHDRPNYVESFLPGSPMTGYGIAKVLDSRHPNFKAGDLVWGVTGWEEYSLITSPELCFKIEHTDVPLSYYIGILGMLGMTAYVGLYEIGAAKKGDRVFVSAAFGGVGQLVGQLAKLSGCYVVGSAGSKEKVDLLKNKFGYDEAFNYKEEEDLDAALRRYFPEGIDIYFENVGGKMLEAVLSNMRPHGRIPVCGMISQYNLEQQEGVHNLFNLISKRIHIEGFIVFDYHHLYPKYLDMMLAHIREGTISYVEDVAQGLESAPSALVGIFSGRNVGKQLVVVARV